One region of Bacteroidia bacterium genomic DNA includes:
- a CDS encoding OmpA family protein has product MLRRIIVTICWLIPTLALLAQPDYKAEKKYLKAAEEFLKYDEYRMAIPHLVSAAKANPDNPETQYVLGKAYFLNGSKKKALGCFKKLYELNPNYPNPHLLMMYAMCLHFDLQIDAAIENYKKIKEKNLMEPYTMEDIKMAINQCENARILVKQPVNALIENVGPTVNSEYPDFAPVISADESMMLFTSRRKGNLGGPPPGNEFPYEDIYISYREDNGDWLPAINIGPPINTRGHDASIALSPDGQTLYIYKDDNGGDIFTCKLKGKTWGAPENIGKPINSRFYEPSVSISADGKLIFFVSNRDGGVGKRDIYYCKKLRNNKWSEPINLRKINTPYDDDAPFFHPNGKTLYFSSKGHNSMGGYDIFRTELQKDSTWSVPVNIGYPINTPDDDIYFVLSASGEHGYYASVKDGGLGEKDIYRITIRKPEVTSVVAKTEDINLKNDAKIEIPVPMLNNPVTLLKGIITDKKTKQPLEATIHVIDNELNDTISENISNIATGKYLVTLPSGKNYGIIVQAPDYLFYSENFNIPISQDYQEVVKNIELDKIITGSKVILKNIFFDFDKSTLRPESEAELDRLYKFLASNSSIRVKIGGHTDNKGSDEYNQKLSESRAKAVVDFLLSKGIDTKRLEYQGYGESKPIDTNDTEEGRQNNRRTEFEILAN; this is encoded by the coding sequence ATGTTACGAAGGATCATCGTTACTATTTGTTGGCTAATACCTACTTTGGCATTGCTGGCACAACCGGACTATAAAGCTGAAAAAAAATATTTAAAAGCCGCAGAAGAGTTTTTAAAATATGATGAGTATAGAATGGCTATTCCGCATTTGGTTTCTGCTGCCAAAGCAAATCCAGATAACCCTGAAACACAATATGTTTTGGGAAAGGCTTATTTCTTAAACGGAAGCAAGAAAAAAGCATTAGGATGCTTTAAGAAATTATACGAGCTAAATCCAAATTATCCCAATCCGCACCTATTGATGATGTATGCAATGTGTTTACACTTTGATTTACAGATAGATGCAGCAATAGAGAACTATAAAAAGATTAAAGAAAAAAACCTTATGGAGCCATATACGATGGAAGACATCAAGATGGCTATTAATCAATGCGAAAATGCGCGGATTTTGGTAAAGCAGCCGGTTAATGCCTTAATAGAAAACGTTGGCCCTACGGTTAATTCGGAATATCCTGATTTTGCTCCAGTAATATCTGCCGATGAGTCTATGATGCTCTTTACCTCACGAAGAAAAGGAAATTTAGGAGGCCCCCCTCCGGGTAATGAATTTCCGTACGAAGATATTTATATCTCTTACAGAGAAGATAACGGAGACTGGCTGCCGGCAATCAATATCGGCCCGCCAATTAACACCCGCGGACACGACGCCAGTATCGCCCTTTCACCGGACGGCCAAACATTATACATCTACAAAGACGATAATGGCGGCGATATTTTCACCTGTAAGCTAAAAGGAAAAACATGGGGAGCACCAGAAAATATAGGAAAACCAATCAACTCCAGATTCTACGAACCCTCAGTCTCTATATCAGCAGACGGAAAATTGATATTCTTTGTTTCCAATAGAGACGGCGGCGTAGGCAAAAGAGACATTTATTACTGCAAAAAACTAAGAAATAACAAATGGTCAGAACCTATCAATCTTCGTAAAATCAACACTCCTTATGATGACGATGCTCCTTTCTTTCACCCAAACGGAAAAACTCTTTACTTTTCATCCAAAGGCCACAACTCAATGGGGGGATACGATATTTTTAGAACAGAACTCCAAAAAGACAGTACATGGTCAGTACCGGTAAATATCGGTTATCCAATCAACACTCCCGATGATGACATCTACTTTGTTCTTTCTGCCAGTGGAGAGCACGGATACTATGCCAGTGTCAAAGACGGAGGCTTGGGTGAAAAAGATATTTATCGAATCACCATCCGAAAACCGGAAGTAACAAGCGTAGTAGCGAAAACAGAAGATATTAACCTAAAAAATGATGCCAAAATAGAAATCCCTGTTCCGATGCTAAACAATCCGGTAACTTTATTGAAGGGAATTATTACCGACAAAAAAACCAAACAACCCCTCGAAGCTACAATCCATGTAATTGATAATGAGCTAAATGATACTATATCTGAAAATATTTCCAATATAGCCACCGGAAAATATTTAGTAACACTGCCTTCCGGCAAAAACTATGGAATTATCGTTCAAGCACCAGATTATTTATTCTATTCTGAAAATTTTAATATTCCGATTTCTCAAGATTATCAAGAAGTAGTAAAAAATATTGAGTTAGATAAAATCATTACTGGCTCAAAAGTTATCCTAAAAAATATCTTTTTTGACTTTGATAAATCCACTCTACGCCCGGAATCCGAAGCAGAATTAGATCGTTTATACAAGTTTCTGGCTTCAAATTCGTCTATTCGTGTAAAAATTGGCGGCCATACAGACAACAAGGGTTCTGATGAATACAACCAAAAACTATCCGAAAGCCGCGCCAAAGCAGTTGTAGATTTCCTACTTTCAAAAGGAATAGATACCAAACGTTTGGAATATCAAGGTTATGGAGAGTCTAAGCCCATAGATACCAATGACACGGAAGAAGGCCGGCAAAACAATCGCCGCACCGAATTTGAGATTTTAGCAAATTAA
- a CDS encoding BamA/TamA family outer membrane protein: MHLCCSWWIIFLGIYLTVNGQKLHIEVHSIPPNPNISIKEISDSSDIQKVIKKLTIQAAQRGQIAFSVDSIVFSPDICKIYVYEGDIFRWDTLDISLLEPVSEILKLRDNAAKHLLFKPPELYQAIQKQVTYWKSIGYLQAKVSFQSLVYRKREDTQWVSASLLGELGAKTKIDSIILPASLRERPNFIYSLLRMRPGEVFNPLLLPKIPNILNNSLYYQQADTPRYRLTNRGAVIHLNMQPRKNSRFDFLAGLLPPVNNTAKFQFTITADLMLISAFRTGEAMTLQYNKLPDASQKLYIRYKQPFIFKTLFSPAVLFELQKQDTTFLRRKFEPSIAYDLAPGLQLQLFYRNITSNLLQVGQYKTVKWPPPPFLDTKTNGFGVGINYEKVDYKPSPSHGKIISGDICYGQKKVFKTTGLDSLDYSKIPLQQPRIDVSADIQLYFKLAQKRHILKTQLRGSWIYMKSYFLNELPQYGGAKSLRGFNENLFTASAAAISTVEYRYLLEKNSFFAAFVDYGMLLLPSYTETARVSPLGIGVGLQLETGAGLLNISYAAGKWGEFPLNPLRGKIHLGFVSLF, encoded by the coding sequence ATGCATCTTTGCTGTTCTTGGTGGATAATATTTTTAGGAATTTACCTGACAGTAAACGGGCAAAAATTGCATATTGAGGTGCATAGCATTCCGCCAAATCCCAATATCAGTATTAAAGAGATTTCAGACAGCTCTGATATTCAAAAAGTTATTAAAAAATTAACTATCCAAGCAGCGCAGCGCGGCCAAATTGCTTTTTCTGTTGATTCTATTGTTTTTTCTCCTGATATATGCAAAATTTATGTCTATGAAGGAGATATTTTTCGCTGGGATACTCTGGATATTAGTTTATTAGAACCTGTATCTGAAATTTTAAAACTCAGAGATAATGCAGCTAAACATCTACTATTTAAACCTCCCGAACTTTATCAGGCTATTCAGAAACAAGTAACTTATTGGAAATCAATTGGATATTTACAAGCAAAGGTTTCTTTTCAATCATTAGTTTATCGAAAAAGAGAGGATACGCAATGGGTTTCTGCCAGTTTGCTGGGTGAGTTAGGAGCTAAAACAAAGATAGATAGCATTATTCTGCCGGCTTCACTTCGGGAACGCCCAAATTTTATCTATTCTTTGCTTCGTATGCGTCCGGGTGAGGTATTTAATCCGCTGCTATTACCTAAGATTCCGAATATTTTAAACAATTCTTTATATTATCAACAAGCGGATACTCCTCGATACCGTTTAACCAATCGGGGTGCCGTTATTCATCTGAATATGCAGCCACGCAAAAATTCTCGTTTTGATTTCTTAGCAGGCTTGCTCCCGCCGGTTAATAATACTGCAAAATTTCAATTTACAATAACAGCCGACTTAATGCTTATTAGTGCTTTTAGAACCGGCGAAGCCATGACTTTGCAGTATAATAAACTCCCTGATGCCTCTCAAAAATTGTATATTCGTTACAAACAGCCCTTTATCTTCAAAACATTATTTTCTCCTGCCGTTTTATTTGAATTGCAAAAACAAGATACTACGTTTTTACGCCGAAAATTTGAACCCAGTATCGCCTATGACCTCGCACCTGGCCTCCAACTTCAGCTGTTTTATAGAAATATCACTTCAAATTTACTTCAAGTAGGGCAATATAAAACCGTAAAATGGCCACCACCGCCATTTTTAGATACCAAAACAAACGGTTTTGGGGTCGGAATTAACTATGAAAAAGTAGATTACAAGCCAAGCCCGTCTCATGGAAAAATTATTTCCGGAGATATATGCTATGGACAAAAAAAGGTATTTAAAACCACTGGGTTAGATTCTTTGGATTATTCTAAAATCCCCTTACAGCAACCCCGTATAGATGTTTCTGCCGATATTCAGCTATACTTTAAATTAGCGCAAAAACGGCATATCCTGAAAACCCAACTACGAGGCAGTTGGATATACATGAAGAGTTATTTCTTAAACGAACTGCCTCAATATGGAGGTGCAAAGTCTTTGCGTGGGTTTAACGAAAACTTATTTACTGCCTCTGCTGCTGCTATCAGCACAGTAGAATACCGCTACTTATTAGAGAAAAACTCATTTTTTGCAGCTTTTGTTGATTACGGAATGTTGTTATTACCAAGCTATACCGAAACGGCTCGGGTAAGCCCGTTAGGTATTGGGGTTGGCTTACAGTTAGAAACCGGAGCTGGGTTACTAAACATTAGCTACGCCGCAGGCAAATGGGGGGAATTTCCATTAAACCCTCTGCGAGGAAAAATACATCTTGGGTTCGTCAGCCTATTCTGA
- the nuoF gene encoding NADH-quinone oxidoreductase subunit NuoF: MNWREYQKLILPDIPNYHQLDVYVAHGGYEASKEVITNASPRNKLYGIDNDPSTLRWDRKKVIDEVKAANIRGRGGAGFNAGLKWSFMPPKVPGVPRYLACNGDESEPGTIKDHRIFEYNPHQFIEGVLIACYAMEMDAAYVYIRGEYVDWIDMLQKAVDEAYAKGFVGKNIFNTGISIDIYLHRGAGAYICGEETSLMESLEGKRAYPRAKPPFPAQAGLWGKPTTINNIETLANAPLVIKNGAAWYRNIGSPTHPGPVLYGISGHVNRPGVYEYPTGMLITDLLNHVAGGMRNGKKLKALIPGGSSVPVLRAEQIEGITMDADSLRTVGTYMGTAGMLFLDEDTDMVKFLYRITRFYHHESCGQCTPCREGTGWLEKIITRFYHNEADIRDFELLIDICDNMEGRTICALADAAAWPVRNTITRFREDFEKRVKFNHSVLISSK; this comes from the coding sequence ATGAATTGGAGAGAGTATCAAAAGTTGATTTTGCCGGATATTCCGAACTATCACCAACTTGATGTTTATGTTGCACACGGAGGCTATGAAGCCTCTAAAGAAGTGATAACCAATGCTTCACCACGTAATAAGTTGTATGGTATAGACAATGACCCCAGCACATTGCGTTGGGATAGAAAAAAAGTCATTGACGAAGTAAAGGCAGCTAATATTCGCGGACGAGGCGGGGCTGGCTTTAATGCCGGCTTAAAATGGTCATTTATGCCGCCAAAAGTACCCGGAGTCCCTCGTTATTTAGCTTGTAACGGAGACGAATCAGAACCCGGTACTATCAAAGACCACCGTATCTTTGAATACAATCCGCATCAATTTATTGAAGGAGTACTCATCGCCTGCTATGCTATGGAGATGGATGCCGCCTATGTTTATATCCGTGGCGAATACGTTGATTGGATTGATATGCTCCAAAAAGCCGTTGATGAAGCCTATGCCAAAGGATTTGTCGGAAAGAATATTTTTAATACCGGCATTTCGATAGACATCTACTTGCACAGAGGAGCAGGAGCTTATATCTGCGGCGAAGAAACCTCTCTTATGGAGTCCTTGGAAGGGAAGAGAGCGTATCCCCGAGCAAAGCCACCTTTTCCGGCACAAGCCGGATTGTGGGGAAAACCAACGACCATCAACAATATAGAGACCTTAGCGAATGCTCCCTTAGTGATTAAAAATGGAGCAGCTTGGTATCGCAATATTGGCAGCCCTACGCACCCCGGCCCCGTTTTATATGGTATCTCCGGTCATGTAAATAGACCCGGCGTTTATGAATACCCAACAGGAATGCTTATTACAGACCTACTAAACCACGTAGCCGGCGGTATGAGAAACGGAAAAAAACTAAAAGCATTGATACCCGGAGGCTCTTCCGTACCAGTACTTAGAGCAGAACAAATCGAAGGAATAACGATGGATGCAGATTCCTTACGCACCGTAGGAACTTATATGGGAACTGCCGGTATGCTCTTCTTAGACGAAGACACCGATATGGTAAAGTTTTTGTACCGAATAACTCGCTTTTATCACCACGAATCTTGCGGACAATGCACACCTTGCAGAGAAGGAACCGGCTGGTTAGAAAAAATAATAACCCGCTTTTATCATAATGAAGCCGATATACGTGATTTTGAATTATTGATAGATATTTGCGACAATATGGAAGGGCGCACAATCTGTGCTTTAGCTGATGCAGCCGCTTGGCCAGTTCGAAATACAATTACCCGATTCCGTGAAGACTTTGAAAAACGAGTAAAATTCAATCACTCCGTTCTCATTTCTTCTAAGTAA